GCacgtcgaggaggttgaggagtcCATTGGCTGATCGCCTACTGAACCTGGCGGCAAACACGGGGTGCTTGTTGATCACTTCTCGAGGCACATGCGCTGTAGCGCCTCCCATGAACCGGAGCCTCAGAGCAGGTCCCCAGtatggccttgatgatgggtTAGCGACATGATTATAGGAAATGATGATCACCGTCAAGAACTCACGACTGGCAGGATGGCCTGATATGAGTCATGCTGGGCGCCATGCTGTCAAGATGTCGATCTGAAACAGTTCGGCCGTGAGAAAGTTGCGCGTCAAGGGTCTGTTCGAAGATTGGCGCCCAAACTGATATCAATTGTCCGGTGACGTCTGATCATCCCTCATAACGTAGCTTGCGCAAGAAGAGTCAAATCTTTCTGGGTGATGAGGTAGAGAAGAGTGGAGGGGGAGTGGTGCAAGAGTAGAGAATTCAAAATGATGATGATCCGGAGCTAAGATCAGGTGACTGCTTGGAAATGAGGCAGCCCCGTGATTTTAGTTCGTGATTTACTGCGCAACTGGAAGAGATAAACCACATAGCAACACCTCCCTCTCTGGCCTTCGATCTCGAGGCGCCATGATCCGCCCTTgttccatctccatccttaGGTCCATTGATTCATGTCATGCCTGTAAAAACTCGAGTTCCTCTAGTCCCCAATGTGAAACATGTGGACCTAATTTAAGCCGGCCTCCTCCTGCCTAACTTTTCAATTAAGCCGACCAGTTAGGCTCTGGTTCTCAAGCATGAGGTCCCTGATTCTAGCTCTCTGATCCAGAATCTGTGAAAAGAGCGCACCAAAGACGGTCCCATCATTCTTGAGCGCTAATCGGTAGGTCCCAAGGCCTTCATCCAGTTCTACCTCCCAACCGATTCGTGAAGCTCTCTGGATCAGGTTGTTCATCAGCTCGAGGTGCTGATTGTCGAACGTGATGTTGCTTCCACAAACGACGTAGAGGATGTTTGGGAGCGACATGCTTCTTGACGTTACGTCAAATCCATGAACGGCTAGCTGGATGAGCCTGTCGAGGCCGTACTCGGTGGCCAGCAAGTACGTCTGGAGAACGCGGTTGAGCATGGCTTCAGGTTCATCATACTGTTCCaactcgtcctcgtcaaggtCGTGTAGGTCCTGGTATGTACCGGTGAAGAGGAACATGACGAACACATGCACCACAGCTGTCGGCCAAGCGGTGAGGTCGAGCTGTTTGCCATCCTGCGTGGTCACAAACCGGCTAGCCAACTCCGGGTGCTTGTTGATGGTCTTTTCGGGAAGGAAAAGGTGTTTGGGTCCAGCAAGTTTCACGATCACCATGCTCTGAACACGATGCCTGTCACCACTGGTCAGCTGTCGGTTCATGGGTGGCAGGGAACTTCAACTGACGAAGAATTATCCCTGGTGGCTTCAGCTTCCATGGTGTCTCTCGTATGGGCCAGTCGCCGCTCTAGACTACTTGGAGACTTGGCTTTCTTGCTGAATCGAGGTCAGTATGATGGTAGGGCATGCACCTGAAAAGACGCCAAACCTTGTTGCGAAGATGAATCGACTTGTGTGCCggatgatgaaggaggagaaggggtGAAGAAGTGAATTATTTTGTACTCGGTGTAGTCGTTCTTGGAATAGTCGAGCTTTCAAAGGTGATTCACTGCCGCAAGCAGAACCAGGTGTGCAGCGATGATTGCAGCCCCGCGATCCCATACACACATCCTACTACAATGACCTGGAAAAGATTCTGCATGGCAAACGTTTCCCGCCTCGAGAAAAGAACAAAAGGCGTTCTACCTGGCGATCCATCATCTTGACTTTGTCTGCACCGACGAGCACGCCCGACGAGAACTGCAGTTGGCTTCCAAAATACCGACTTcaaaagctattttagggTGGAAATACCAGATATATATTTACCGAAAGTTCTGGATGGTGATTCAACATACGGAGTGAATGGATGaaatatagattttattCAGCCCTGAGATATCTCAATAGATTAAACTGAACGCCTCAATTACTCTGCGCAGCTTGAGATCACGTTTTCAAGATAGGGGTAGCCTATGTTTATCCAGTGATGAGGGGTGAGCGCCCACGGTCCAGCCGCTCACTCGATTATCATCTATCACTTCTATTTACAATCTCCGGCTCATGTAACTAAACCAGCAAGGGGAAACTAAACTATGTCAACGACGGTCTTGGCAGGAACCCTGCTGTTGTCACTCTCGTCTCCCTTTTGTTCAACCACTTCAGGCGGAGCGTTGAGAGCCTctttctttgccttcttctgaTCCCTCCACAAGAGAAGTTGAACCGTTCCAGTGATGACAACTATTTCGTGGTTAGTTGGGTATCGGCCATGTCCGTGGTCGGTTACTTACTTAACAAGACATTTAGAACAATAGACCAAGTGTAGCCCTTCCTGGCTGCTGGGAAGTCTGTCGTCTTCCAAACAAAGTTGGGCGCCTGAAATACAAGTTAGTCAGAGATAACTTTGAGGCTAGCATCTCGAAGGAACATACCACTGCCTGCACGACGTAGGCGAGATCATTGGCCGCGCCAACAAGCAAAGCTCGCTTCTCGGTATCCGCAGTGCAAATCTCGTTAATCCAACTAAGAATAAGAGGACCGGCACCGCTCTATAGAAAGGTCAGATATGGGCAACTTCAATCTGTGGTTAGGCTAAACTCACTCCAATGTTGGCAAACCAGTACACAATCATTCGGTTCGTGACGTTTCCGTATAGGGGCATCTTGAGGAGTCCAATATGgaaagaaatctatatccGGTCAGTATCTATTCCATCACAAATCAGGTCTGGTGGCACTTACAGTGATGACAGCACCAAGGTAGATGAAAGGGTATCGACGACCCTTCATGGGACCGTCAGAGAGCCAGCCCCATGCCAGGgccatgacgatgaagatTCCAGTCGTGGGCAGGGGCACTATGGGAGTCAGCACTGAAATCTCTGGATAATTGGCTTGATGGCCTACAGTTGTTGATCTGAGGAACTGTGAAGTGCCTTCCAGGTACGGGGGGAGGATCAGCATTGAAGCTCTTGAGCCAGTATCCCATGGCAGGCTGGGGGTAACCATTGTTCCAAACGACGTAGATGAGAGCTAAATGCCTATGTTAGTtacgttttttttttttttttttttttttgcaagGGGTTACATACGCAGAAGCCAAGTGTGCCAGCTGAAGAGAATagacttgaccttggcctttgtCCAGGGCTGCTTGCCAGCTCGGCCAACGGCGTCCATTCGCTCAACAGAGATGACACGCTCTCGCTCGGTCACCCACCAAGTCTTTTTTCCATCCTGGGGCAGGTTGGGGAAGAAGATGTATCCCATCAGAGCGAGAGGGAGAGTGATGATGCCGTCGATGATGAACAGCCAGCGCCCTATGTCTTGGTTAGAGCAGTCTTTGTATGGGTAAAGACAGAAACCTACATCCTTCACGTCCGTGTACTCCATTGAGATTAGTGTAAGCAGCTGCCTGCAGGAAACCGCTGAACATGTTGCCAATAGAGCCAgcgagccagaagaccatgGCGCGCTTGCCAATCTCGCGAGGGGTGTACCAAGAGCCGAGCATATAGTGGATACCAGGGTAGAAACCAGATCTTGATGCAGTGTCAGCACAGCCGCACAGCGACATAGAGGCAATTGACCTACTCGAAGAGTCCGACAAGGAATCGAAGGGCGTACAGCGCCTTGTAGGATTTGACTGCTGAGGTGGCGATGGTTGCGACGCCCCAGCCAAGTTCCAATGAAGGGATGACCCAGCGAGGGGAAACACGGGTGAGAAGCAGATTGGAGGGGAGTTGTCCAATAACATAGCCGACGGTCCAGATAGAGGTGCCTGAGGGTGTCAGTCGATAGTTGTAAGCGCCAATTCTTTCGATACATACTCGTAACAAGTTCGTTGCCAAACATGTTCAAGTCCTCCTTCATTCCACTAAGAAAGGCATTGTTGACATTGGTCTGATCGATGTTCTTCAAAAAGTAACCGATCGATGCAAAGGTCAACACAAAGGCGTCAACCTTGAACAGAAGCCACCGCTGCTCAGGCGGCAGCTCCCATGTGTCCCAGAGGTAACCCTTCCAGGTCTTGAGGGGCTTTACAACGACATCCTCGTGCGAAGATCGGCTCGAGTCGGTGTCTGGTTCGCGGACATTGGCGTCGACTGCGTGCTTGGGTTCAGCCATTGTTGAAGGATATATTTCCAACAGGTCACAGCTAAGCGGACTGCTCAGAACGGTAATAGAGTTTGACAGACAGTGCTACAGTACAGATATATATACAGGGAAAAACTCGGGTTTAACGTCAGCTAGCATCAGATGTTGTAGCATTCACTCATCGGTCCCAGCGATCGCGTCAGCTCGCTGCAACGCTCTTGAATTTTTCTCTCCCACTTTCTGGGCCCCTTATTGTAGCGCGCTATGGATCGATACAGAGTGGGATAACCAATGGACAAGGGACGGCGACTATATGCACGGGGCCCCGGATGTTCGGAGCTGGCTATTGTGGGATCGCTAGGCCATCTTGCGTGATTCCGGGTGAGGATAACACCTTATTTTCGACCCTGTCAATTTCTCCGCCACGAGATAAGAGAACGAGAAAAAAGGGCTAGAATTTTTAGGCGGATACTTGTATCCGAGATGGGCGTGATTTTACTTTTTCAAGCGAGATCTTGGGGGAATTGAGTTTGTGAGAGGTGAGTCTCGATGGTTTGGTTATCTCGTCTTTGGTGTTTATCAACaacacaacaccaacacaatGCATCGACAGGCCACTTTCAGCCACTGCAATCGTGTCATAGTCTAGAACATCGTTAGGAGGGTCGCCTTTGCCGGACGGTGTCCGACCCCATGGTTCAAACAAGCAAATTCTACTGCGAACTGCTCTGACACCATCGACACTATCCACAATGGCGGCATGCAACCCATCCACCAGACCCCCCCAATTCGTGTGATAGCAACTGTGGATCGGCCGAGACTGGttatcgtcatcgtcgggcGGGCTCCCGACCAAGGATGAGCCCGTCGTGCATCCCCTGTCTCCGATTTAGGACCTTAAATGGGAATGAATCCAATAGAGGTGTTGGCTCACCGATATCCTGGACCCAACATGGAGCTCGGTTAGAGTGCAGCAGTCGCCTCGCTCACGCCATTACGCAAGCAAATATGGGGCTGCTTAATTGTTTGATGCGTGGCAGGAATACCTCCATGTCGGCTCTACAATGATGACCTCCTTGGACAAGTGACTGTCCTTGAATATACTGCTTTTATGGCCTTTAAATGATTACAACTCGACAGACGTCAAAAATGCCAAGGCGGCTCAACGGCAGACTAGGTATCTAGCTTTCTTGGCACTTGGCGCCCTCGTGCAACGCATGCAGGTCCCGAGCTGGTGTCTTGGCGATCGACCAAGGCGTCATGGCATGGGTCAACCAATTTATAGAAAACGCTTGGCTAGTTCTCATATGTTTGACTATTAGCCCGAAGGAGTCCAACATGTATTCCAATAGTTTATTGTATTCATTATCTCTCTAACAGATTCCTGAGTTCTTTTGCCGTGTTTCACGCGCCATACATAGCGAATAGATCAGGATAGCCCAGGACGAGAAACACTCATCAACAGCAAAGCCAGCAACGTCGGCCCCCCAAGACAATAGCTTGCATCAATTAGCATTTGTGTATGCAACGACTCACCAAACCTTCTACTCTAAACTCGCCGGACCTGATCCATGGCTCAGTGAGTCTCTTTGAATTACAAGTATGCAAAGATGTTGCGTTTCAATGCGCCAAGGACGCTTTCGTTGATGAATCCACAACGAGGCTAGGTCAGGATTCGGAGAGAAAGTTAACCAACAGCTGATAGCCTATAAACTTACCGACTTGATATTGACAAAGCCAACGGAGGCGATGATACGTGATAAAGAGCATTAGTAGGTAACGCCATGAATACCCTCCATGTTGAGGCAGAAGGCTGGATCAGCCCAATGGGATTGCTCGCTTCAACATTCGGGGCTTCATCTGACCAATCACCCAGATATCAGATAAAGCAGCTCAGCAAAATAAACGTACCTACTGTACTTTGACGGCGAGTTCCGATCCGAATGCCTCCCCAGCCAAGTAGCCTGCGACCACTGCGCGGGCAAGTATGCCCTGGcgccagcgacgacgacgacacatACCAACTCCAGCATGGGGATGACACCCTTGCCTAGGCCACCGACCAGACGGACACCGGCGTCTGCCTCAACCCATCGAATCAGCACCTGACGGACAAGCTCCGCGACGAACGCCACACACCCGCCCTCGTCGTTAACCGAAGCACCAACTCTAACAACCTCGCCCAGCACACACCGATCAAGCATATCTCGACAACAATGCTGTAAAGTCACAAGTTAAGTTACTCGCACTCGACCGCAAAACCAACATGCAATAAGCTTTAGAGATGCATCATATCACATATCAACGCAACGCTGCGCCTCGACAAACATGCACATCTGTATAGAGCCCTAAATTCTTCCTTTTCCCATTCTAACCTCTTCCAATTCTCATCCAAGTCTCCTATCACTCCTCTACCATGGCATTCACACCTACCCATCCTTACAACACCTGGCGTGCATCGACCGGCGTTGCCGAATTCCAGGCCACCATGGCCGACGCATGTCGCAACTACTACGAGGCTACGACCAGGCCCTACAACAAAACGAGAGTCCTGGCTGTCTTTTGAGAGAAGGATGAGATCTCAGGCCTTGGCACCCAGGGCAGGCGTGTTCGGGACCTCTTTCAGCAGTCCTATGGCTATGATGTCGAGCTTTTGGTCATCCAAATGCAGGATCCAAACCCAGATGCCACGATTTCATTCAACCTCGGTCGATTGCTCAGTGGGCTCAAAGAAGGTGACTTGGCCATTTTCTATTACATAGGCAACGGCGACCAAGGGGGCTTCCAAGAAGTGCGAGCCCAAATCATCGACCCATCTCCTGCTGACGTCCTCATTCTTTTGGACTGCTGTGTTGCTCCTGGGATAGGCATTGGATACCGCAAGGAACTGATTGCAGCATCAGCCTTTGACAGGACAACTGAATACAGCCCGTCTGGATTTACCGATGCTCTCGTCCAGCAACTTCAGCATGCCATTGACAATCGACACATCTTGTCCACGGCTCAACTCTACAACCGCCTGGCCACTCGGCACTTAGCGACTCAGTACTTGGCCATTCAGGGCCGAATACCCCAGCTCAATGCCATGCCCTACTTCCTCCAGAACTCGGGGGAGAATCGGGCACCCATCATGCTGACTCCCAACATGGCTCATGAGAGTTGGACTCCAGGGTCGATCTTGGCAATCTTTAACAGTGCAGTCATCGTTATCCTTCACGTCCATCTTCGAGATGCTCACGCTGCAACTTTGGACCAGGTGAGACATTGGCTCTTCGAAAACCGTCGCCACAATATCGATAGGATCAAGATCAAGTCTATGTTCCcatctttacctaaaggtgCGattgccatcatcagcgTTACCTTGGATATTTGGTACACGCTCCGCGAGGACCCTGCCATTTCATTCATTGGCTTTGAGGAAATTGACGACCCTTGTATACACGGTCCCCGGGTTATGCCACAGGCGATACGTGTTGAGATCCGTTGCTTTgacggatcaatggctattccgatccattggtggctgggatgtggatgtcttccTGTCTATAGCTTTCGCTGGTTCGCGctagtctttcttcttctttaatcaatacaacatgctcatctcAACAGGTTATGAGCCCGGAAAGCCACCTTACAGCTGAGTATCCTCCTAATCATAATTTCCAATATAACTCGAGGTCTAACCGCCTCCTTCCACTGCGTTAAAGATACTCATCACACCTTACCCGAATTTTCACTGAATACTGCTAGCCGCCTTATCTAGGAATCAAGTGCTTGATTTTGCACGCCTCCCGGCCTCATCCGTCACCAGCCTCTCGACCAAAATACTTGCGCAAAATTTTTACTCGAGACTCGGCCTCATGATGGCCTCACACGACTCTAATTTGAGAGCTAGACCGCTCTAGAAACCGACATTGTTTTGTTTCCTCCACAAGCAACATTTTCCTCATCGTGTCGCTGACTTTGACAAACTTTCCGCTGTCGAATTCTGTTGATGGATTGCACAGGACCTTTGAGACCTTGCATCTTCGAGTGGTCCTCTCTCGGACTGGAGTACTTGATGCGACAAGCCGGACGTGAAACCGCATGTGAAACCGGATGAAACGGGATACACGACCTAAG
The window above is part of the Fusarium falciforme chromosome 3, complete sequence genome. Proteins encoded here:
- a CDS encoding MFS domain-containing protein, whose protein sequence is MAEPKHAVDANVREPDTDSSRSSHEDVVVKPLKTWKGYLWDTWELPPEQRWLLFKVDAFVLTFASIGYFLKNIDQTNVNNAFLSGMKEDLNMFGNELVTSTSIWTVGYVIGQLPSNLLLTRVSPRWVIPSLELGWGVATIATSAVKSYKALYALRFLVGLFESGFYPGIHYMLGSWYTPREIGKRAMVFWLAGSIGNMFSGFLQAAAYTNLNGVHGREGWRWLFIIDGIITLPLALMGYIFFPNLPQDGKKTWWVTERERVISVERMDAVGRAGKQPWTKAKVKSILFSWHTWLLPLIYVVWNNGYPQPAMGYWLKSFNADPPPVPGRHFTVPQINNLPLPTTGIFIVMALAWGWLSDGPMKGRRYPFIYLGAVITISFHIGLLKMPLYGNVTNRMIVYWFANIGSGAGPLILSWINEICTADTEKRALLVGAANDLAYVVQAVAPNFVWKTTDFPAARKGYTWSIVLNVLLIVITGTVQLLLWRDQKKAKKEALNAPPEVVEQKGDESDNSRVPAKTVVDIV